The following are from one region of the Entelurus aequoreus isolate RoL-2023_Sb linkage group LG17, RoL_Eaeq_v1.1, whole genome shotgun sequence genome:
- the ostf1 gene encoding osteoclast-stimulating factor 1 has translation MSKPPPKPAKPGQVKVFRAEYTFDPRTPDELYFEEGDILYISDTSDGSWWKGTCRGRTGLIPRNYVTEQAECIHHPMQEAAKRGNLSWLRECLENKVGINGLDKAGNTALYWGCHGGHKDVVEVLLNQPNVEFNQQNKLGDTPLHAAAWKGYSDIVEMLLNKNARTDIKNNENKLAVEMATNDLCATLLKKKLASSLTRTQSNADEYLDDEDSD, from the exons ATGTCCAAGCCTCCCCCAAAGCCGGCCAAGCCTG GCCAAGTCAAGGTGTTCAGAGCCGAGTACACCTTTGACCCTAGAACG CCAGACGAGCTTTACTTTGAAGAAGGAGACATACTCTACATCTCTGACACA AGTGACGGTAGCTGGTGGAAAGGAACATGCAGAGGGAGGACGGGACTTATTCCACGCAATTATG tgacggagcaggcaGAATGTATCCACCATCCCATGCAAGAGGCTGCTAAACGAG GGAATCTTAGCTGGCTGAGGGAATGTTTGGAGAACAAGGTGGGAATCAATGGCTTGGACAAGGCGGGAAACACTGCCCTCTACTGGGGATGTCACGGAGGCCATAAag ATGTGGTGGAGGTGCTACTCAACCAGCCCAACGTTGAGTTCAACCAGCAG AATAAGCTCGGAGACACTCCCCTGCATGCTGCTGCCTGGAAGGGTTATTCTGACATTGTAGAGATGTTACTGAACAAGA ACGCGCGGACAGACATCAAGAACAACGAGAACAAGCTGGCTGTGGAAATGGCCACTAACGACCTCTGTGCCACGCTTCTCAAGAAGAAGCTGGCAAGCT CTCTCACTCGCACGCAAAGCAACGCTGACGAGTATTTGGACGACGAGGACTCGGACTGA